TTACGGTAATATTTTCGCAGGGGAGATCCTCATCGGTCTACTTGCAACTCTCGGGGCTGGCAGTGCATTTGGTCTAATTGGAGCAGTCATCCCGTCACTCGCTTGGTTAGGTTTCTCAGTCTTCATCGGAGCGATCCAGGCTTTCATCTTCGTTATGTTAACGATGGTCTACATGGCGCATAAAGTCTCAACAGACCATTAAACATATATTGCCCCTGTTCAGGGTTAGTAAACAATAATAAAAAACATGAAATTTTAGGAGGATATTACACTATGGTAGGTTCAGTTGGTCTATTAGCAGCAGCTCTTGCAGTTGGTCTTGGTGCACTTGGTGCAGGTATCGGTAACGGTTTGATCGTTTCTAAAACAGTAGAAGGTATCGCTCGTCAACCAGAAGCGCGCGGTATGCTTCAAACAACAATGTTCATCGGGGTAGCGTTAGTTGAGGCCCTTCCGATCATCGCGACAGTTATCGCGTTCATCGTAATGAACCAATAATCGAAAGACAATCTTACAAATGGCGAAGACTGCGGCGTAACTGCCCTTCGCCATTCATTTATGTAACAACTGACGTTTGAAATAGTAAGTTGAAGTTGAAAATTAAGAATAACGTTCTTTTTATACACTATCGAAAATTGACATGAGCTCTTGAAGGGAGTGAAACAATCGTGTTTGGAAATACCTTCATCCTATTGTCGGCTAACGGCGGAGGATTTTTGTCAGCATTGAATGGCAGATTGAATCTAGGCGATATCATCGTCACAGTACTATTCTTCACGATCCTCATGGTTCTACTCAAGAAGTTCGCATGGGGCCCACTTATGGGCGTGATGGATCAACGTGCACAATTGATCGCAAATGAAATCGAAGCAGCTGAAAAAAGCCGCTTGGAATCTCAAAAGCTTTTGGAAGAACAACGTGCCCTTTTAAAGGAAGCGCGTGACAACGCACAATCGATTGTTGAAAATGCTCGTAAGCAAGGTGAAACACAACGTGAAGAGCTGATGGCGGCAGCACGTGCTGAAGTGAACCGGATGAAAGAATCCGCAACACTCGAAATCGCGACAGAGAAGGAAAAAGCAGTTGCAGCTGTCCGCGAAGAATTCGTTTCACTTTCAATCTTGGCGGCATCCAAAGTTCTTGGTAAAGAAATCTCTGAGGAAGACAACCGTGCTTTGATTGAAGAAACGATTGTGAAGGCAGGCGAAAGCCGATGAGCAATTCGGTCGTAGCAAAACGCTATGCAACAGCACTTTTCGAACTATCTCAACAACATGGGCAAATCGGTCAAATTCAAGAAGAAATAAAAGAATTGACAAAGGTGTTCCGTGACAATAAAGACCTTGGTGAACTATTAAGTTCTCCGAAGTTATCATTGGCGAAGAAGAAGGAAATGATCACGAACATTTTCGCAGGCGCAAATCCGCTCGTATTGAATGCATTGCACGTATTGCTTGATGCGAAGCGCATGGATGAAGCCCAAAATGTTTTCGAAGAATTCCTCGGACTTGCCGATGACGCTGCGGGAATCGCAGAAGCGAAAGTGTACTCGACACGTCCATTGACGGAGCAAGAGACGAATGCCATTTCGTCAACTTTCGCCCACAAAGTTGGTAAACAATCTTTACGCATTGAAAATATCATCGATCCAAGCTTGATCGGGGGCGTCCGTCTCCAAATCGGCAATCAGATTTACGACAGCAGCTTGAGCGCGAAGCTCGAAAAACTGCAACGTAAATTGATCGGATCCTAATTTGAAATTGAGGGGTGACATACATGAGCATCAAAGCTGAAGAAATCAGCACGCTGATAAAGCAGCAGATTGAAAACTATCAGTCTGAGATGGAAGTAAGCGAAGTCGGTACGGTTATCAAAATCGGTGACGGTATCGCTCTTGCTCATGGCCTCGACAACGTCATGGCCGGAGAGCTTCTTGAGTTCTCTACAGGTGTCATGGGTATGGCGCAAAACTTGGAAGCGAACAACGTTGGTATCGTTATCCTAGGACCATACACAGACATTAAAGAAGGCGATGAAGTACGTCGTACTGGCCGTATTATGGAAGTACCTGTCGGTGAAGAACTGATTGGACGCGTCGTGAATCCACTCGGCTTGCCGGTAGATGGATTGGGCCCGATCGCAACGACGAAAACTCGTCCGATCGAAAGTCCAGCTCAAGGCGTCATGGCACGTAAATCCGTTCATGAGCCATTGCAAACAGGCATCAAGGCGATCGATGCACTCGTACCGATCGGCCGTGGACAGCGTGAATTGATCATCGGTGACCGTCAAACAGGTAAAACGACTGTCGCAATCGATACAATTCTTAACCAAGCTGACCAAGATATGATTTGTATCTATGTCGCTATCGGACAAAAGGAATCCACAGTTCGTGGGGTTGTTGAAACACTCCGTAAAAACGGTGCGCTTGATTACACGATCGTTGTAACAGCATCCGCTTCACAACCGGCTCCATTGCTATTCCTAGCACCATATACAGGTGTAACGATGGCGGAAGAGTTCATGTTCCAAGGCAAGCACGTCCTTGTCGTCTATGATGACCTTTCAAAACAAGCGGCTGCTTACCGTGAACTTTCCTTGCTACTTCGCCGTCCTCCAGGCCGTGAAGCTTACCCTGGTGACGTATTCTACTTGCACTCCCGTCTACTCGAGCGTGCAGCGAAGTTGAACGATACATTGGGCGCAGGTTCCATTACTGCTCTTCCATTCGTTGAAACACAAGCTGGGGACATCTCCGCTTACATTCCAACGAACGTTATTTCCATCACCGATGGACAAATCTTCTTGCAGTCGGATCTCTTCTTCTCGGGTGTACGTCCAGCGATCAACGCCGGTCTTTCCGTATCCCGTGTAGGTGGTTCCGCGCAAATCAAAGCGATGAAAAAGGTTGCGGGTACACTCCGTCTTGACCTTGCAGCATACCGTGAGCTTGAAGCGTTCGCAGCATTCGGTTCCGACCTTGACGCAGCGACAAAAGCGAAACTTGACCGCGGAGCGCGCACAGTTGAAGTATTGAAACAAGACTTAAACAAGCCGCTGAAAGTGGAATACCAAGTTGTCATCCTTTATGCGTTGACACGCGGACTTCTAGATGACGTAGCCGTGCATGACGTCCTTCGCTTCGAAAGCGAATTGACGAGCTGGCTCGAATCTAACCACACTGAAGTGTATGATCATATCCGTACGACAAAAGACCTTCCGTCTGATGAAGTGATGAAAGATGCGATCAACGCATTCAAGAAGAACTTCGTACCGTCCGAATCTTAATTCGTAACGTATCTAGGATTTTGATCTAACTATACAATAAGGTGGTGAATTGCCAGTGGTATCATTACGCGATATAGAAAACCGTATTAAATCGACAAAGAAGACGAGTCAGATTACGAAAGCGATGCAAATGGTGTCGGCTTCCAAATTGAACCGTGCGGAGATGAATGCGAAAGCGTTCGTCCCTTACATGAATAAGATCGAGGAAGTCGTCGGCGCCATCGCAAGCGCGACGAGCGACTCCGGACATCCGATGCTCGTCAACCGCCCAGTGAAGAAGACAGGTTATATTATCGTGTCTTCTGACCGCGGCCTCGTTGGAGGGTACAACGCCAACATCTTCCGTGCAGCGAAACGTGCGATCGAGCAACGTCACGCATCGAAGGACGACGTGAAAATCGTCGCAATCGGACGGAAAGGGCTTGAATTTTTCCGGCGTCTCGGATATGAAGTCGTTGAAAGCCTCGTCGGCGTATCGGACCACCCTTCATTCGATGAAATAAAATCAATCGCGAATCGAGCTGTTGGCATGTTCACAGAAGGCGAATTCGATGAAGTGTACTTGTACTACAGTCACTACATCTCCGCCATCTCCAGTGAAGTGACGGAAAAGAAATTGCTTCCGCTCACGGACCTTTCATCAGCGTCAGCATTGACTTCGTATGAATTTGAGCCTTCCGCGGAAGCGATTCTTGAAACGCTTCTCCCGCAATACGCGGAAAGCCTCATCTACGGGGCAGTGCTTGATGGAAAAGCGAGCGAACATGCTTCCAGTATGACAGCGATGAAGACTGCTACAGATAATGCAGGCGAATTGATCGATTCATTGAGTCTTCAATTCAACCGTGCACGTCAAGCAGCAATTACGCAAGAAATCACTGAAATCGTCGGCGGAGTTGCCGCTCTCGAATAAAGCATTTTGAACGGGAAAAGTAAGACAGGAGGGAAAAGCATGAGTAACGGACAAATTCTTCAAGTTATGGGTCCGGTCGTTGACGTTAAATTCGAAAACGGTCAGCTTCCAGAAATCTATAACGCATTGAAGGTCCAAATCCAACGTCCTAACGCTGAACCAGAAACGTTGACACTTGAAGTCGCACTCCACCTTGGGGACGACTCGGTGCGTACGATTGCAATGTCATCCACGGATGGCCTTCAGCGTGGGGCTGTCGTTACAGACACTGGCGCAGCAATTTCGGTTCCAGTCGGCGACGTAACACTTGGACGCGTATTCAACGTACTCGGAGAGATCATTGACCTTGGGGAGGAAGTTCCGGCATCAGAACGCCGCGACCCGATCCACCGTCAAGCTCCAACATTCGAAAACCTTTCAACGAAAGTTGAAATCCTTGAAACAGGTATTAAAGTTGTCGACTTGCTTGCACCATACATTAAAGGTGGTAAAATCGGCCTCTTCGGTGGTGCGGGTGTAGGAAAGACTGTTCTTATCCAGGAATTGATCAACAACATCGCACAAGAACACGGTGGTATTTCCGTATTCGCAGGTGTTGGTGAGCGTACACGTGAAGGAAACGACTTGTTCTATGAAATGACCGATTCCGGCGTTATCAACAAAACGGCGATGGTATTCGGACAAATGAACGAGCCGCCTGGCGCACGTATGCGTGTTGCTTTGACTGGTTTGACAATGGCTGAATATTTCCGTGACGAACAAGGCGCAGACGTTCTATTGTTCATTGACAACATTTTCCGCTTCACTCAGGCAGGTTCTGAAGTATCCGCACTTCTTGGCCGTATGCCATCTGCCGTTGGTTACCAACCGACGCTTGCAACTGAGATGGGTCAGCTTCAAGAGCGTATCACTTCAACTAACGTAGGTTCCGTTACATCGATCCAAGCGATCTACGTACCGGCGGATGACTACACGGACCCGGCTCCAGCTACGACATTCGCTCACTTGGACGCTACGACGAACCTTGAGCGTAAACTATCAGAAATGGGTATCTACCCGGCGGTTGACCCGCTTGCTTCCACTTCACGCGCACTAAGCCCTGAAATCGTCGGCGAAGAGCATTACGAAGTGGCACGTCAAGTACAATCGACGCTTCAACGATACCGTGAACTACAAGATATCATCGCGATCCTCGGTATGGACGAGCTTAGCGAAGACGACAAACTTGTCGTAGGACGCGCACGCCGCATCCAGTTCTTCCTATCGCAAAACTTCCACGTTGCCGAGCAGTTCACAGGCCAAAAAGGTTCTTACGTGCCGGTTGCTGAAACTGTTCAAGGCTTCAAGGAAATCTTGGAAGGCCGCTATGACCACCTTCCGGAAGATGCATTCCGCCTCGTCGGACGCATCGAAGAAGTCATCGAAAAAGCAAAAGGCATGGGTGTAGAAGTCTAATCTACAGGATCAGGAGGGAAACAAATGAAGACAATCAAAGTCAATATCGTCACTCCCGACGGACCTGTTAGTGAAACTGAAGCGGATATGGTGATCGCCGCCACGGAAACTGGTGAAATCGGGATTCTTCCCGGCCATATCGCAATGGTTGCACCACTCCAGATCGGTGCCCTTCGCCTGAAAAAAGACAACTCGACTGTTAATGTCGCCGTCCATGGCGGGTTCATCGAAGTTCGTCCGGATGTTGTTACCGTTTTAGCACAACAAGCTGAATTGGCTTCCGACATCGACATCTCCCGCGCCCAACGCGCAGCGAAACGTGCGGAAGAAAAACTACAAGCCAAAGCAGACAAACTTGAAGCGCAGTTGGCGGAACTCGACCTCAGACGGGCCATCAACCGAATCAACGTTTACGAACAGAAATAATAGATGTGACTAGTTGGCGGGCAGAGGGAGTCTTTCTTCTGCCCGCATTTTCTTTCTGGGAATCTTAGCTAATGGAGGGTTTTTCGGGATAAACGAAATCTTGCTACAGCGCATGAACGAGAACTTTCAATGTGTGAATGAGAACTCCAAGCACGTGAACGAGAACTTTAATGTGTGAATGAGAACTCCAAGCGCATGAACGAGAACTTTTCATGGTTAAACGAGAACTCCAAGCGCATGAATGAGAACTTTGGATGGGTAAACGAGAACTCCAGGTGCGTGAACGAGAACTTTTCATCGGTAAACGAGAACTCTAAGCGCAGGAACGAGATCTCCCCATTACGCTTCAAAAAAGGAGGCAGGACTATGAATGATGTTTTTGCACATAACCCGATGCTGGCCATCGTCTCGCATATTTTTTTCATCGGCCTGTCATTTTATGCATTGCAATCAATCATGCCGGAAAAAATCATTAAAAAGCACCACGTTTTTCAAGCGCAATTGCTGTTTATTTTATTGAGTTTTGCAATAGGTTCTGCCGTATCAAATTTCTTTTTGGACATATCCTATTGGTCAGGAAGGATCCCTACATTATTCAATTAATTGGGTTTGGTGAAGGGGAAATCGGGTAGATAGTCATTAGGCTATCGTCTCAGTCAAAACTGCTCATATGCCACTGATCCATGTCATCGCCGCGTCTACATTACGGATGTGTACGGGGCGATGGCATGAAATAAAAAATGTTTACTTTCAGATAACTCTCGGGAAGTACATAAGTACAACTGACAAATGCCTATTAAGGAAAGCACACAAATCGACATATGGGTACATATTATAGACTATCTTGTGGATAGACGGGAAAATAGCTCTGTAGTTACTTGTTTAATAATGTAGAGCGTTGTAGAATAGTATGTGTTTTTATGTTTAATTTATGACGAAAAAAATCAACAGAAGATATTATGGCAACCAGTATAAATTTTTGAGTCGGAGGGACTTTTTGTGGATAAAATAATTATTAATGGTGGACGCGTTCTTCACGGTAACGTCCGTGTAGAAGGCGCTAAAAATGCGGTCTTGCCAATTTTGGCTGCTGCATTACTTGCGTCTGACGGTCCCAATATCATTCGTGATGTGCCGAATCTTTCGGACGTCTCCACGATCAACGAAGTAGTAAAGAGCCTGGATGCGAAGGTCGAATACGATCCAGCTAGAGGCCAAGTGATCATTGATTCAACAGAAAAACTTGCAAGTGAAGCACATTTTGATTATGTACGTAAAATGCGTGCGTCAATCTTAGTTATGGGACCATTGCTCGCGCGCAACGGTTTTGCACGCGTAGCTTTACCTGGAGGATGTGCGATCGGTTCTCGTCCGATTGACCAGCATCTGAAAGGATTCGAAGCGATGGGCGCGGAAATTACATTCGGACATGGACATGTCGAAGCGAAAGCGGAGAACGGCCTTACAGGAGCCAAAATCTATTTGGACTTCCCGAGCGTCGGCGCTACGGAAAACATCATGACTGCGGCAGCTTTGGCGAAAGGGACGACTATTATCGAAAATGCGGCGAAAGAGCCGGAAATTGTCGATTTAGCGAACTTCATCAATGAAATGGGCGGAAGAGTGATCGGTGCCGGTACGGATGCAATCCGAATCGAAGGCGTGGATAAGCTTCACGGAACGATTCACCATATCATCCCAGACCGTATTGAAACAGGTACATTCATGGTAGCCGCAGCGATTACGGGCGGCGACATTACGATTGAAAATGCGGTTCCCGAGCATAACGCTGCGTTAATTTCCAAGCTTGGCGAAATGGGCGTTGTCATTACGGAATTGGACGAAGGCTTACGCATCCGAGCGAAGCATCCTTTGAAAGCGGTCGATCTGAAGACGATGCCGCACCCAGGATTCCCGACAGACATGCAGTCACAAATGATGGCACTTATGCTGACGGCATCCGGAACTGGAGTGCTCACAGAGACGGTATTCGAAAACCGATTCATGCACGTTGAAGAATTCCGCCGTATGAACGCAAGTGTTAAAATCGAAGGACGCTCGGTCATCATCTCAGGACCATCCAATCTGCAAGGTGCCGAAGTTGCGGCGACAGACTTGCGCGCAGCAGCTGCCCTCATCTTGGCAGGCCTCGTTGCAGAAGGCGTAACACGCGTTACGGAACTCGACCATTTGGACCGCGGCTATGTCGATTTCCATAAGAAATTGAAAGCGCTCGGCGCAGACATCGAACGCGTCTCAATGGAAGAAACGAAAACAGAAACAGAGAAGCAACTCGTCTAAACAGTACTCTTTATACACTGTATCCGAAGCTTCCATAACTGCTCCTCGTCAACTCGACGGGGGGCAGTTTTTTTTGAATGAAACCGGGGGGTTCAACATACAATCGAATATGGACAAACTACTAGCCGTTTTATTCATCGTACTACTATTTTTCATTCCCATCCTCATGAAAACGACAGTCGAACCCGAGAAGAACGTGGCAATGGAAGATCCTTGCGCAATCACTATCACTGTGGAAGGGGTGGACAAGCCTTTGCCGCTTGAGGAGTATGTCTTGGGTGTCGTCGCCGGTGAAATGCCGATCGACTTCCACGACGAAGCCTTGAGGGCACAAGCGATTGCGGCTCGGACATACGTACTGCGGACGACAGATGGCGGCAAGAAGCCGATCGAAGCGACCGTCTCCGCACAAGTGTACAAAACCGCAGCAGAACGGAAGGAACGCTGGGGGAAGAAGTTCAAGCAAAATGAAAAGAAGCTGCGTGAAATAGTCGCGACGACCGCCGGGGACACGATTGTGTATGGTGATGAAATGATTACCGCAATGTTTTTTTCAACGTCGAATGGGAAGACTGAAACCGCGCAAAACTATAGCGGCAGCCCGATTCCCTACTTGCAGAGCGTAGAAAGCCCGGGGGAGGAAGTCGTCGCTGCGGAAGTGGAGCGGCACATCGAAATGCCGATTGCAAAGTGGAATGAAGCGCTCGGATCCGTCTGGAAAGCCGATCGATTCAAAAGCCTCCAGCTCGTCCGCAATCAGACAGGGCGCGTACAAAAAGCGGTCTCCTCAGGCTTCGAAATGAGCGGAAGGGACATGCGTGAAGCGCTCGGGCTCGCCTCCACAGACTTCGACATCGCCTACGACGTCACGAACGAGATCGTCCTCATCAAAACGAAGGGATACGGGCACGGGGTCGGCATGAGTCAATACGGCGCCGAAGCCTTTGCCCAGAAAGGATGGACAGCTGAAAACATACTGACCTACTATTATTCCGGCACCACAATAAAAAAGTTTGAAGTAGACGAATCTGAATGTTTAAAATCGCCAACACTTGCAAACAATAGCAAGTGAGGTGATGATAATGCGAGAAGAAAAACCGAAATCCCCTTCTCAGAAGAATAAGAGTCAGAAGAGTAGATGGTTCTGGCCGGCCATCTACGCAGGTATTGCAATCGTCTTCGTCGGCATGATTTGGGGCTACAATGCCTTCATCCAAAAAGGGCCGAACGAAACAGCGGACGCAACAGATCCGAACGCTCCGCCGCTAGTGGAAACAAACGCTGCAACCGAAGTACTCAAATACCCGTTCAACGAGGACCAACTCGACAACGTGGCTATTATACAAGAGTACTATGATGCAGAAGCCGATGAAGAAACGCGCGAAAGTGCACTACTCGTCTTCAATCAAACATATCTTACAAATAAAGGCGTTTCGATCTCGATGGATGGCCAACCATTTGAAGTCGTCGCAGCACTTAGCGGAACAGTGAAAGAAGTCATTATTGATCAATTCAAAGGCGCCGAAGTCACACTTGAACACACGAACGGAATGACGACAATCTACGGTTCATTGACTGGAATCCTCGTCAAAGAAGGCGACGAAGTCATCCAAGGCCAATCACTCGGCACCGCCACAAGCAACGAATGGAATGCCAAAGCCGGCACACACTTGCATTTCCAAGTGCACAAAGATGGCAACCCAGTCAACCCGCGCACATTCCTAGGATTCTAACCAGCCAAGCCGCTCTCCATTGGGAGAGCGGCTTTTTTATGTGAAGTATGAATGCGGAAATTTCTATTTGATTTGTCACGCTATTTCGCGATTAACAAATAAATTTTTCCTTGTCTAATGGAATCTCTATCTATACTATTTATGCAATTGAAGCAGATCTATTATTTGTCAAAGGCATTTGGCGCGAATGGTGATGTTCGTCCAATAGAGATTGTCCCGCGTCCGAAGTATCGTGCTGCGCGTCCAAAGAGGCGAGTGCCGCGTCCAAAGCGTCGTGCTGCGCGTCCAAAGAGGCGAGTGTCGCGTCCAAAGCATCGTGCTGCGCGTCCAAAGAGGCGAGTGCCGCGTCCAAAGCGCCGTGCTGCGCGTCCAAAGAGGCGAGTGCCGCGTCCAAAGCGTCGTGCTGCGCGTCCAAAGAGGCGAGTGTCGCGTCCAAAGCGTCGTGCTGCGCGTCCAAAGAGGCGAGTGCCGCGTCCAAAGAGGTGTGCCAGGCGTCCAAAGCGTCGTGCTGCGCGTCCAAAGAAGTGAGTGCCGCGTCCAAAGCATCGTGCTGCGCGTCCAAAATATCGAGTCCCGCGTCCAAACCATCGCCCACCAAGCCCAAAAATCATCCGATCAAACCCCGCAAAAGAATAACCAAGCCACCGCCATCGCGCTTTGACATAACTGTCGCCTACGCCGCATAGGATAAAGGAAGAAATGGAGCTGACAGGAAAGGAAGAGGGCGTGCACGAGCAAATTCGGAGGCGATGCGTGCGCCTCGGCAAAATGTTGCTGGACACTGGACTTACCGTACGGGCGCTGGCGAAAACGACGGGCTATTCCAAAAGCACGGTCCATAAGGATTTGACGGAGCGGCTGCCGAATGTGGATGTGGAATTGTCTGAAGAAGTCGCCAAAATACTTGCCTATCATAAGTCTGTCAGACATTTAAGAGGCGGTGAAGCAACACGGATGAAATGGATGAACGAAAATAAGAAAGCCCGCAACACTTGACGGAAATAGACGGGGACCATCGACCATCCTTGTAGGAAGGCGGACACCCTGTCTTTTCGCATGGGAAAAAACCAGCTGGACAATGTGAAAAGACGACAAATCACTGTGGAAATGTTTAATGAATCTACCTATGCCTTTTAGTAGGGATTGAAAAAGGACTATAGGAAAACAGTTGTCATATTACGAACTCCCCAAAACAACCTGTAAAAAACCCCCATACGACACTATTCCCCAAGACCTAAATAACTGCATAAAAATATACGGAAATCCTGTCAAACTTTGTGTTCATTAAAGAGCCATTATGGTACAATCTATAGTTAGGAGAATAGACGACCGAACTATGGTTGGAAGGGGAAACGGGATTGATGTTTGCAAAGGATATCGGAATCGACCTTGGGACTGCGAATGTGTTGATTCACGTAAAAGGGAAAGGCATCGTTCTAGACGAGCCTGCAGTTGTCGCAATCGACAAACATACAAACAAAGTATTGGCGGTTGGCGAAGAAGCGAGTAAAATGGTAGGAAGGACGCCAGGCAACATTATTGCTATCCGTCCGATGAAAGATGGCGTCATCGCCGATTTCGACGTGACGGAAATGATGCTGCGTCATTTTATTAATAAATTGAATGTCAAAGGTTTCTTATCGAAGCCGCGGATCCTCGTTTGCTGTCCGACGAACATTACGAACGTCGAACAGAAAGCGATCCAGGATGCGGCGGAGAAATCCGGCGGCAAAAAAGTATATCTCGAAGAAGAGCCAAAAGTCGCAGCGATCGGTGCCGGCATGGACATCTTCCAACCGAGCGGGAATATGGTCATCGATATCGGCGGCGGCACGACGGACGTCGCAGTGCTGTCGATGGGGGATATCGTCACATCCGAATCGATCAAAGCCGCTGGC
The genomic region above belongs to Sporosarcina sp. Marseille-Q4943 and contains:
- the atpE gene encoding F0F1 ATP synthase subunit C, whose translation is MVGSVGLLAAALAVGLGALGAGIGNGLIVSKTVEGIARQPEARGMLQTTMFIGVALVEALPIIATVIAFIVMNQ
- the atpF gene encoding F0F1 ATP synthase subunit B, with translation MSANGGGFLSALNGRLNLGDIIVTVLFFTILMVLLKKFAWGPLMGVMDQRAQLIANEIEAAEKSRLESQKLLEEQRALLKEARDNAQSIVENARKQGETQREELMAAARAEVNRMKESATLEIATEKEKAVAAVREEFVSLSILAASKVLGKEISEEDNRALIEETIVKAGESR
- a CDS encoding F0F1 ATP synthase subunit delta; the protein is MSNSVVAKRYATALFELSQQHGQIGQIQEEIKELTKVFRDNKDLGELLSSPKLSLAKKKEMITNIFAGANPLVLNALHVLLDAKRMDEAQNVFEEFLGLADDAAGIAEAKVYSTRPLTEQETNAISSTFAHKVGKQSLRIENIIDPSLIGGVRLQIGNQIYDSSLSAKLEKLQRKLIGS
- the atpA gene encoding F0F1 ATP synthase subunit alpha is translated as MSIKAEEISTLIKQQIENYQSEMEVSEVGTVIKIGDGIALAHGLDNVMAGELLEFSTGVMGMAQNLEANNVGIVILGPYTDIKEGDEVRRTGRIMEVPVGEELIGRVVNPLGLPVDGLGPIATTKTRPIESPAQGVMARKSVHEPLQTGIKAIDALVPIGRGQRELIIGDRQTGKTTVAIDTILNQADQDMICIYVAIGQKESTVRGVVETLRKNGALDYTIVVTASASQPAPLLFLAPYTGVTMAEEFMFQGKHVLVVYDDLSKQAAAYRELSLLLRRPPGREAYPGDVFYLHSRLLERAAKLNDTLGAGSITALPFVETQAGDISAYIPTNVISITDGQIFLQSDLFFSGVRPAINAGLSVSRVGGSAQIKAMKKVAGTLRLDLAAYRELEAFAAFGSDLDAATKAKLDRGARTVEVLKQDLNKPLKVEYQVVILYALTRGLLDDVAVHDVLRFESELTSWLESNHTEVYDHIRTTKDLPSDEVMKDAINAFKKNFVPSES
- the atpG gene encoding ATP synthase F1 subunit gamma — protein: MVSLRDIENRIKSTKKTSQITKAMQMVSASKLNRAEMNAKAFVPYMNKIEEVVGAIASATSDSGHPMLVNRPVKKTGYIIVSSDRGLVGGYNANIFRAAKRAIEQRHASKDDVKIVAIGRKGLEFFRRLGYEVVESLVGVSDHPSFDEIKSIANRAVGMFTEGEFDEVYLYYSHYISAISSEVTEKKLLPLTDLSSASALTSYEFEPSAEAILETLLPQYAESLIYGAVLDGKASEHASSMTAMKTATDNAGELIDSLSLQFNRARQAAITQEITEIVGGVAALE
- the atpD gene encoding F0F1 ATP synthase subunit beta, which codes for MSNGQILQVMGPVVDVKFENGQLPEIYNALKVQIQRPNAEPETLTLEVALHLGDDSVRTIAMSSTDGLQRGAVVTDTGAAISVPVGDVTLGRVFNVLGEIIDLGEEVPASERRDPIHRQAPTFENLSTKVEILETGIKVVDLLAPYIKGGKIGLFGGAGVGKTVLIQELINNIAQEHGGISVFAGVGERTREGNDLFYEMTDSGVINKTAMVFGQMNEPPGARMRVALTGLTMAEYFRDEQGADVLLFIDNIFRFTQAGSEVSALLGRMPSAVGYQPTLATEMGQLQERITSTNVGSVTSIQAIYVPADDYTDPAPATTFAHLDATTNLERKLSEMGIYPAVDPLASTSRALSPEIVGEEHYEVARQVQSTLQRYRELQDIIAILGMDELSEDDKLVVGRARRIQFFLSQNFHVAEQFTGQKGSYVPVAETVQGFKEILEGRYDHLPEDAFRLVGRIEEVIEKAKGMGVEV
- a CDS encoding F0F1 ATP synthase subunit epsilon, with translation MKTIKVNIVTPDGPVSETEADMVIAATETGEIGILPGHIAMVAPLQIGALRLKKDNSTVNVAVHGGFIEVRPDVVTVLAQQAELASDIDISRAQRAAKRAEEKLQAKADKLEAQLAELDLRRAINRINVYEQK
- a CDS encoding DUF1146 family protein, with the translated sequence MNDVFAHNPMLAIVSHIFFIGLSFYALQSIMPEKIIKKHHVFQAQLLFILLSFAIGSAVSNFFLDISYWSGRIPTLFN
- the murA gene encoding UDP-N-acetylglucosamine 1-carboxyvinyltransferase; the protein is MDKIIINGGRVLHGNVRVEGAKNAVLPILAAALLASDGPNIIRDVPNLSDVSTINEVVKSLDAKVEYDPARGQVIIDSTEKLASEAHFDYVRKMRASILVMGPLLARNGFARVALPGGCAIGSRPIDQHLKGFEAMGAEITFGHGHVEAKAENGLTGAKIYLDFPSVGATENIMTAAALAKGTTIIENAAKEPEIVDLANFINEMGGRVIGAGTDAIRIEGVDKLHGTIHHIIPDRIETGTFMVAAAITGGDITIENAVPEHNAALISKLGEMGVVITELDEGLRIRAKHPLKAVDLKTMPHPGFPTDMQSQMMALMLTASGTGVLTETVFENRFMHVEEFRRMNASVKIEGRSVIISGPSNLQGAEVAATDLRAAAALILAGLVAEGVTRVTELDHLDRGYVDFHKKLKALGADIERVSMEETKTETEKQLV
- the spoIID gene encoding stage II sporulation protein D; the protein is MNETGGFNIQSNMDKLLAVLFIVLLFFIPILMKTTVEPEKNVAMEDPCAITITVEGVDKPLPLEEYVLGVVAGEMPIDFHDEALRAQAIAARTYVLRTTDGGKKPIEATVSAQVYKTAAERKERWGKKFKQNEKKLREIVATTAGDTIVYGDEMITAMFFSTSNGKTETAQNYSGSPIPYLQSVESPGEEVVAAEVERHIEMPIAKWNEALGSVWKADRFKSLQLVRNQTGRVQKAVSSGFEMSGRDMREALGLASTDFDIAYDVTNEIVLIKTKGYGHGVGMSQYGAEAFAQKGWTAENILTYYYSGTTIKKFEVDESECLKSPTLANNSK
- a CDS encoding M23 family metallopeptidase; translated protein: MREEKPKSPSQKNKSQKSRWFWPAIYAGIAIVFVGMIWGYNAFIQKGPNETADATDPNAPPLVETNAATEVLKYPFNEDQLDNVAIIQEYYDAEADEETRESALLVFNQTYLTNKGVSISMDGQPFEVVAALSGTVKEVIIDQFKGAEVTLEHTNGMTTIYGSLTGILVKEGDEVIQGQSLGTATSNEWNAKAGTHLHFQVHKDGNPVNPRTFLGF
- a CDS encoding sporulation transcriptional regulator SpoIIID, coding for MHEQIRRRCVRLGKMLLDTGLTVRALAKTTGYSKSTVHKDLTERLPNVDVELSEEVAKILAYHKSVRHLRGGEATRMKWMNENKKARNT